The DNA region ATTATGGAAACACGACCTTTATCAAAAACTAAACACTTTCGTTTAATTGAAGTTATTGAAAAAGCAATTGGTTAATTAAGAAGAGGAAAAGAAAATGATCCAACAAGAATCAAGATTAAAAGTTGCCGATAACTCCGGAGCAAAAGAAGTGTTAGTAATTAAAAACTTAGGTGGTTCATGACGTAAGTTTACTAATATTGGGGATATTGTTGTATGTACCATTAAAAAGGCCACTCCCGGTGGAATTGTTAAAAAAGGGCAAATTGTTAAAGCAGTTATTGTTCGCACAAAACGCGGATTAAAAAGAACCGATGGAACACAAATTCAATTTTCAGAAAATGCAGTAGTTTTAATTAAAGACGATAAAACACCACGGGGAACACGTATTTTTGGTCCAATTGCCCGTGAAGTTAAGGATGCTGGATTTGGAAAAATCGCATCATTAGCACCAGAAGTATTATAGGAGGGACTAAGTTATGAGTAAAGTTAAATTTAAAAAAGGTGACTTAGTCAAAGTTGTAACGGGAAAACACAAAGGGACTGAAGGACCAATCATCCGTGTTTTACGTGAAAAAAATCGTGTTGTAATTGAAGGAATTACCAACATTAAACATGTTAAACCTTCACAAGATAACACAGAAGGAGGAATTCAACAAGTTCCTGCTTCAATTCATATTTCAAATGTTGCATTAATTGATCCAAAGAACAAAAAAGAAATTACTAAAATCAGTTATCAAGTTGCTGATAGTGGTAAAAAAGTTCGCATTGCTCGTAAGTCAAAAGCGCATTTAGCGTAAAGAAAGGAATAATTATTAATAATGAATGTTGATTTAGAAAAAAAATATAAAGATGTAATTGTTAAAGAGTTATTCAAAGAGCAAGGTTATCAGTCAATTATGCAAGTTCCTGTTGTTAAAAAAATTGTTGTTAACATGGGAGCTGGCGATGCAGCACAAAATAGTAAAGTAATCGAAGATATTACAAATGAATTAGCGTTAATTACTGGGTTACATCCAGTTGTTACCAAAGCAAAAGGTTCAATTGCGGCTTTCAAATTACGTGAAGGAATGCCAATTGGAGCAAAAGTTACATTACGTGGTAAAAAAATGTATCAGTTTTTAGATAAACTAATTAATATTGCTTTACCACGAGTAAGAGATTTCCGTGGAGTTAGTTTAGACGCTTTTGATGGGCGTGGAAATTACACCCTAGGAATTAAAGAACAAATTATTTTTCCCGAAATTGACTATGATAAAGTTAAAAAAATTCGCGGAATGGATATCACAATTGTCACAAATGCAACTAATAATAGCGACGCTCATGCATTATTAGTCAAAATGGGAATGCCATTTAAAAAATAGGAGGAAAGAAATATGGCCAAAAAATCATTAAAAGTTAAACAACAACGCCATCCAAAATTCAAGGTAAGAGGTTATACTCGTTGTGGAAACTGTGGGCGACCTCATGCTGTGTTACGTAAATTTAATTTATGTCGTTTATGCTTTAGAACTTTAGCATACAAAGGACAAATTCCTGGGGTTAGAAAAGCTTCATGATAGAAAGAGAGACTAATTAATTATGATGATTGATACAATCGCTGATATGTTAACAAGAATTCGAAACGCTAACCAACGTTTACACAAAAGTGTGAACATGCCTTCAAGTAAAATGAAAGTAAGAATTGCTGAGATTTTAAAAGAAGAAGGTTACGTTGAAGATTTTAAAGTATCAGGAGATGTGAAAAAAGAATTAAGTTTAACTTTAAAATACAAAGGAAAAACAAAAGTTATTTCAGGATTAAAAAGAATCTCAAAACCAGGATTAAGAGTTTATGTAACCGTTGAAAAAGTACCTCAAGTTTTAAATGGGATGGGAATTGCAATTATTTCAACAAGCCAAGGAATTATGACTGACAAAGCAGCAAAACATGCTCACTTAGGTGGGGAAGTTATTGCTTATGTTTGATAGCAAACTTTAAAGGAGAACAGAAAAATGTCTCGAATTGGTAATAGAGAGTTAAAAATTCCAACAGGTGTCGAAGTAACAATTCAACCAAACAATGTTATTGTCAAAAGTACAAAAGGGCAATTAGAACAAGCAATCCCAAGTGTTATTACAGTTAACGCAAAAGATGGCATTGTGACAACAGAAAGAGCAAATGACGTGAAACATAGTAAGCAACTACACGGAACCATCAATTCTTTAATTCAAGGAATGTTGGAAGGTGTTAGCAAAGGTTTCAAAAAAGAATTAGAAATTAATGGGGTTGGTTATCGTGCTGCTTTAGCAGGTGATAAATTAACCTTAAACTTAGGATATTCACATCCAATTGAATATAAAATTCCACAAGGAATTACCATTACCCTTCCCAAACCAACACAAATTGTTGTTGAAGGAATTTCAAAACAATTAGTTGGGGAAGTAGCAGCTAACATTAGAAATTATCGTAAACCTGAACCTTACAAAGGAAAAGGGGTTAAATACAAAGATGAACATATTATTCGTAAAGAAGGGAAATCTGCTGGTAAATAGCAGAAGAGAGGAAGAACAACAATGGCAAATTCACAAAGTCAAAGTCGAAGCGCAAAACGTAAAAAAAGACATTTCCGTGTTCGCGCAAAAATTAATGGTACTTCTGCAATTCCCCGTCTAAATGTGTTCAAGTCAAATGGGCATTTCTATGCCCAATTAATTGATGATGTTAAGCAAACAACAATTGTTGCTGCCTCAACATTAAAAATGGCAGATTTAAAATCAACAAGCAATATTGTTGCAGCAAAAAAAGTTGGAACTGATATTGCAAAAAAAGCACTTGATAAAAAAGTTACAACGGTAGTATTTGATCGTGGTGGGTATTTATACCATGGTAAAGTAAAAGCATTTGCAGAAGCTGCGCGTGAAGCAGGATTAAAATTTTAAAAGGAGCAATAAGAAAATATGGCAGAGAATAAAGCAGGTTTAACACCAAATACTGGGACACCAACATCAGGGCAACCACCAAAAGGCGATTTTTCACGAAATAATCCTCGCCAACCACATCAACGTTCAGAACGAAACTTTGATCGTCGTGGTGAGGATAATATGTTTGAAGAAAAAGTAGTAACAATTCGTCGTGTGACAAAAGTTACTAAAGGAGGACGCCACTTCCGTTTTGCGGCAGTTGTTGTTATTGGTGATAAAAAAGGTCGTGTTGGGTTTGGAACTGGAAAAGCAAATGAAGTTCCTGATGCAATTAAAAAAGCAATTAAAGAAGCAAAAAAACAATTAGTAAAAGTGCCTTTAGTTGGAACAACAGTTCCCCATGAAATTATTGGTCATTTTGGAGCCGGCAAGGTTTTAATTAAACCAGCGCGAAAAGGAACCGGAGTTATTGCCGGGGGACCAGCGCGGGCAGTAATTGAACTAGCAGGTTTAGCAGATGTTTATACAAAATCATTAGGATCAAATACACCAATTAATATGATTAGAGCAACATTAGATGGTTTACGCAATTTACGAACAGTTGAACAAATTGCTAAATTACGTGGTAAAACCCCTGAAGAATTACAAGGATAAGAGGTAAGGAAGATGAAATTAAACGAATTACAATATACCGAAGGGGCTCGTCACAGTAAAAAACGTTTAGGACGAGGAACTTCATCAGGACTTGGAAAAACTTCAGGGAAAGGTCATAAGGGGCAAAATGCTCGTACTGGAGGTGGAGTTCGCCCTGGTTTTGAAGGGGGACAAACACCGATCTTTCGTCGGTTACCAAAAGTTGGGTTTACTAACATTTCAACAAAAACTTATGTTTTATTAAATTTAAATGATTTAGAAAAACTAGGTTTAAATGATGTTAACCATCAAACATTAGTTGCAAAAAAAGTGCTAAAAAATGAAAAAGAATTAATTAAAATCTTAGGGAATGGTACAATATCTAAGAGTGTTAATGTCAAAGTTAACAAAGTTTCACAAACTGCAAAAGCAGCAATTGAAAAAGCTGGAGGAAAAGTGGAGGTAATATAGTGAAAACTAAGGTGAAAAAAAGAAAAGCAATCCGTAAAAATGGTGATGTTGATATTGTTAAATCATCAAATTTCTTTGTTAAAAATAAAGATTTGATGAAACGAATTGGCTTTACCTTATTAGTTTTAGTTTTAATTCGCTTGGGAAGTTATTTAACAGTCCCAGGTGTGACAATTTCACAAAACTTCCAAGATTTATCAAACAATGATCAGTTCTTTAGTTTGATTTCAATGTTGGGAGGAGGAACGCTTGGGAAGTTTTCAATTTTAGCTTTAGGAGTTTCACCATATATTACTGCTTCAATTATTGTGCAGTTGTTATCAACGGACGTTATTCCCCCTCTATCACGTTGAGCAAAGAGTGGGGAGCGCGGGCGTAAAAAATTAGATCGTTTAACAAAATGATTAACAATTCCTTTTGCAATTATGCAAGGAATTGCAACAATTTTTACTATGGCAAACCAAGGAATCATTTCACCAAAATGAGATTCATCTGATTTTGGAACAGGAAGTCCAATCTTCTATTATTTATTAGTACCAACCGCTTTAATTGCCGGGACAATGTTAATGTTATGATTAGCGGATCAAATGACAATTAAAGGAATTGGAAATGGAGTTTCGTTAATTATTTTTGCTGGGATTGTTGCACAATTACCAAACAATTTACAAACAACATTTAAGTTTTGAATTTCAGGACAAGAAGATATTAACTTATTATTTACTGGAATTTTAAAATTCTTAGTTTATGTTGTAATGTTCTTATTAGTGGTTCTGTTCGTTGTAATGTTAAATGAATCAGAACGTAAATTACCAATTCAGCAAACCGGAAGTGGGTTAGCATCGGGTGATGAAAATAATCGTCCTTTCTTACCCTTAAAAATTAATTCCGCAGGAGTTATTCCAGTTATTTTTGCCTCAGCATTAATTTCAGCGCCAATTACTGTCGCTCAAATTATTAGTGTTAGCAATCCAACCAATGGCTTTGTCCAATTTACGAATAATTACTTATCGTTTAGTACATGGCCAGGAATTATCATTTATGCTGTGTTAACAATTTTATTTACGTTCTTGTATTCACAAGTACAGATGAATCCAGAGAAGATTGCAGAAAACTTTCAAAAGGCCGGAACCTTTATTCCGGGGGTTCGTCCTGGGAAAGAAACCGAAAAATACATTAAAGGAACAATTAATCGTTTAAGTATTTTGGGGTCATTCTTTTTAGCGGCAATTGCGATTTTACCATATGTTATTAGTAAGTTAACATCATTACCAAGTGCGTTAGCAATTGGGGGAACAGGATTAATTATTATGGTGTCAGTTGCGCTAGAAACAATGCGTCAAGTTAAAGGTCGTATTACCCAACAAGCTTTTATTGACAAAAAGTCACAAAAATTAGAAGATGAAACAAAAGATTCATACTTATGATAGAAAGCCAGAGGACAAGCAATGCGAAACATTATTTTGTTAGGAGCGCCAGGTAGTGGGAAAGGAACCCAGTCTGAGCATTTAGTAAAACAATTTGGCTTTACGCATCTTTCAACGGGAAATATTATTCGTGATAATATTGATCGGAAAACATCATTGGGGTTGCTTTGCCAGCAGTATTCAGAGCAAGGGAAATTAGTGCCTGATGATTTGATGATTCAAATGGTAGAACAACATTTGCAAACAATCAGTGGTGATTTAATTTGAGATGGTTTTCCGCGGACAATTACGCAAGCAGAAAAATTAGACCAGTTATTACAAAAGTTAAATAGTAAAATTGATCATACTTTATATTTTGAAATTGATGAAAAAAAATTGGTTGATCGAATTGTTGGACGGTTAACTTGTCCAACTTGTGGACGTACGTATCATCAAACGGCGTTTCCACCAAAAGTACAATGAGTTTGTGATGATGATCAAACACCATTAGTACAACGTAAAGATGATAGTGAAGAAAAAATTAAGATTAGGTTAGCAGCTTATCAAAATGATACAGCACCTTTAGTACAGTATTATTTGAACCAGCAAGTACTAACCGTTATTGATGCTGATATGGAAGGACATGCTGTATGAGATCAAATTATGGCAGTTCTAAAATAACGGGGATTGGAGGTAATAGATAAAATGGCCAAAACTGATTTATTAGAAGTACAAGGAACAATTTTAGAAGTATTACCAAATACAATGTTTAAGGTGAAATTAGAAAATGGGGCAGTTATTTTAGCTCACGTTTCGGGTAAAATCCGGATGAATTACATTCGCATTTTACCCGGGGATGCAGTAGTTGTCGAAATGTCACCTTATGACTTAGAACGTGGGCGGATTATTTTTAGACATAAATAAAAGGATAACAAAAGAAAACTTTGGTAAAGGAGAATACACGATGAAAGTAAGATCATCAGTTAAAAAAATCTGCGACAAATGTCGTGTAATTAGAAGAAAAGGGCGTGTGATGATAATTTGTTCACAACCAAAACATAAACAACGACAAGGTTAAGAAAGGATGGGAAGAAAATGGCACGTATTGGCGGAGTGGATATTCCAAATGATAAGCGCGTTGTAATTGCATTAACTTACATTTATGGAATTGGAAAACCACAATCACAAAAAATTTTAAAAGAAGCAAAAATATCAGAAGATATTCGTGTAAAAGATTTATCAGAAGATGAATTAACAACAATTAGGAATGAAATTGCAAAACTAAAAACCGAAGGTGACTTACGACGTGAAGTTGCTTTAAATATTAAACGATTAATGGAAATTGGGAGTTATCGTGGGATGCGTCATCGTAAAAGCTTACCAGCACGCGGACAATCTTCAAAGCAAAATGCTCGTACGGTTAAAGGACCACGTAAAACGGTTGCTAATAAGAAAAAATAATGGATAAGGAGAAGAATTATGGCTGTTAAAAAAACAACGAATAAGAAAAAAGTTAAGAAAAATGTTCTAAAAGGAATTGCACATATTCATTCAACTTTCAATAATACAATCGTTACAATTTCCGATGAAGCAGGTAATGTAATTTCATGATCATCAGCAGGAGCAATGGGTTTTAAAGGAAGTAAGAAATCAACGCCTTATGCGGCGCAGATGGTTGCTGAAGCTGCTGGTAAAGCAAGTCAAGAACACGGAATGAATAGTGTTCAAGTTGAAGTAAAAGGACCAGGTCCAGGGCGGGATGCTGCGGTCCGTAGTATTCAAGCAATTGGATTAGAAATCACTTCAATTAAAGATGTAACGCCAATTCCTCATAATGGGGCAAGACCACCAAAAAGACCAAGAGGATAGGAGAAGGATTAGGCGATGAAACAATTTATTAGACCAGAATTTAAATTACAAGCAGAAGATAAAGCAAATAATTATGGAAAGTTTTTAGTAGAACCCTTAGAACGAGGGTTTGGGGTGACATTGGGGAATGCCTTACGCCGAACATTGTTATCAGCAACACCAGGGGCTGCTGTTTTTGCAGTTCGCATTAAAGGGGCTTCGCATGAATTTACGGCTATTCCCGGCGTTGTTGAACATGTTACGAAAATAATTTTAAATATTAAAAATTTAGTATTAAAAATTAACCAAGATATTATTCCGGATGGTGAATCAGTAATCTTAAAGGTTGTTTCTTCAAAAGAAGGAGAAGTTTACGCAAAAGATTTAGTGGTTCCAACAGGAGTTGAAATTATTAATGAACACTTATTATTAGCAACAATTGCTAAAGGTGGCGAATTAGAATTAGAATTACATGCTCGTAATTCGCGTGGTTATAAATCATTTACGGACAATAAGAAAGAAAAAAAATATGCTGATTTAATCGTGATTGATTCAAACTATTGTCCAATTCAACGTGTTGCATATAATGTTGAACCAACAAAAGTTGGGAAAAATGCGGATTTAGAAAAATTAGAATTAGAAATTCAAACTGATAGTTCAATTACACCGGTTAATGCGGTTGCAATGGCGGCAAAGGTTATTACTGAGCACTTAGAATTCTTTGTTAATTTAAACGATGCAATTAAAGCAACGCAAATTATTTCATCAGAAACAGAAACCGAAGAAGATGAATTAGATCGTAGTATTGATGAGTTAGAATTTACGCAGCGTTCACAAAACTGTTTAAAACGAGCAAAAATTGATACCCTACGTGATTTGGTTTCAAAAACAGAAGATGAAATTCAAGATATTCGAAACTTAGGAAAAAAATCACTAACAGAAATCAAAGACAAAGTGGCCCATTTAGGTTTACACTTTCGTCGTGATTAGGAAAGGAGGAATCTTATCATGTCATACCAACAAAAAAGAGGAAAGAATACCGCTTGACGAAATGGTTTAATGCGTAATTTAGCAACAGAATTAATTATTAATGAACGATTAGAAATTACTGAAACACGAGCAAAAGAATTACGTCGTCACGTTGATAAATTAATTACCTTAGGAAAGCGTCAAGACTTACATGCTCGTCGTCGTGCCGCTAGTTTTTTACGCGATATTGATGCGAATGAAAAAGAAACAGCATTGCAAAAGTTATTTAACGGTGTTGCAAAAAAATATCAAAACCGTAATGGAGGCTATACGCGCATTTTAAAATTAGATAATCGCAAAGGAGATAACGCTCCAATGGTGATTATTGAATTAGTATAAAAGAAAAACTAACAGTATCGTTAGTTTTTTTCTTTTTATGATAAAATAAAAAAAGAAATGGAGTCAAAAGATGATTACAATTAAAACTGAACAAGAAATTGAATACATGCGGCAAGCTGGTGTTGTTTTAAGACAAATTCATCAAGAATTACGAGCAATGATTAAACCAGGGGTAACAGGAATGATGCTTAATCAACGGGCAGAAGAAATTATTGCAGCGCATAATTGTCAACCTAATTTTAAGGGATTATATGGTTTTCCCGCTGCAATTTGTGTCTCATTAAATACTGTCTTAGTGCACGGGATTCCTAACAATGTCCCGTTACAAGCGGGTGATCTTGTTTCTATTGATGCGGGATGTGCTTACAAAGGATACAACAGTGATGGCGCTTTTACGGTTATTGTTGGTAATGAAGCAAATCCAGAACATGTTAAATTATTAACTGTTACGGAAACTGCTTTAGCAAAAGCAATTGCAATTTTAAAACCCGATGTTCGTATTGGTGATATTGGGGCGGTGATTCAAACTTATGTTGAAGGAGAAGGCTTTTACTTACCAACTGAATTTACTGGCCACGGGATTGGCCGTGCCTTACATGAAGAACCAATGATTCCCAATGTTGGGGTTGTTGGAACTGGGATGCGGTTACAAGCAGGAATGACAATTTGTATTGAACCAATGGTGCAAATTGGTACTAAGGCAATTAAAATGTTATCCGATGGATGAACCCCCGTTTCTGCTTTAGGATTAGGCAGTGCTCATTTTGAACATACAATCTTAATTACGGAAACTGGTTCTGAGATTTTAACATAACAATTTTTTATTATTTTAGGAATTTTTTATTTAAAAATTGAAAAGTAATTTAATATCGTGTATCATAAAGAAATAGGGCTTAATAGTTTATTATGAGGGGAGATAATGATGGGATTTAAACAAAGAAATTGAACTTGAAAAATTAATATTTTTGGTAAGCATATTAAAGCGGGGTCAGGAAAACATGATCCGTTTGATTATGGGCGTGTCAAAAAAATGGCGCGCGAAGAAGCAAAACAACAACGATTAGAAGCAAAACAAAATCGTAATAATAATTATAATTTTTAAAACCATACTTAAAATTAAGTATGGTTTTTTCTTTTTTATAATTAGAACTGTTTTAGATTAGGTAAATGATAAAGATCAGCAATTTTTTTATAAATCATGGTTTGACAATCTTCATCGGTATAACCATCGAAACAAAAAATACCAACAAAATAATAACCAATTCCCATTTCTTTTTCATTTAATTTTGCAAAGGTGACAAATTGTGTTTGCTTTTGAATTTGTTGTTCACCAAGTTTTTTTCGTTTGCTAAGTGCTTTGGTACTATCAAATTGATAAAGATATTGACCGTCAGGAGCCATATAATTGGCATAGCCCTTTTTAATTTCAGTTGCAAGTCGCTGTGGGAGTGTAATATTTGGAAATCATACTTGTTGATGATCATTAATAGTATAACCACTTCTTAAAGTTGAAAGGTGATTTTCATCGGTAAAAAGAGCACTTAAAACATCAAAGATTGTACGAAAAATAATATCATCGGTTGTTTTAATTTCTCTTTGCTGTAAAATTTTTTGTAATGTTTCATTTCCCATTTTAGAACCTCGATTTTTAGAACATTTAAGTTTAACTATGTTCTTTTGTTGTCTAATATAATAATTATACTAAAAAAGAAATTAAAATGTTATAATTATTACAAGTATAAATAGGGAGGATACTAGTATGTTTTTATCATTTCTTATTGTAACACAAAATAACCCCGTAAAACTAATGAAAACATTAATGTCAATTAAAGAACAAACCAATGATGATTATGAAATTGTTTTAGTTGATGATACTGGTTTTCAACCTAAATCACCAACGTTAGAGGTTATGAGTGAGCATTTTTATAATGTTGGCAAAAAAATGCAAGTAATCACAAATTTACGAAGTCAAGGTTTTTCTTATGGGCTTAATACTGCTATTGGTGTTGCGCATGGTGATTATTTTATGATTGTTGATGAAGGTGAAATTATTCACAAGACAGCTGTTGCTGTACTAAAAGAAAATGTAACAAAACACCAAGTTGAACATAAGAAAATTGACATGGTTGAATTTCGGTTAAATTATCCTCATTCAAAAGGAAATAGTGAGATTCGAAATAAGGCGAATGTTTTATTATCTCCAAAAACAGATAAGGAAGTTTTAGCTTATACGCATTCTTTAGTTTTTACTAAAATTTTTCGTCGTAAATTAGTATTACAAAAAAATATTACTTTACTTGATTATCGCCGTACTGATGCCTTTTTTATTTATAATATCTTGGCATATGCCAACGGCTTTTTAGCAATTGAAGATATTTTAGCTGATTATGAATTAGGGCTTGTAAATTATAGCGTTTTTGATTTAATTAAACAATGAATTTA from Spiroplasma sp. NBRC 100390 includes:
- the rplN gene encoding 50S ribosomal protein L14, with product MIQQESRLKVADNSGAKEVLVIKNLGGSWRKFTNIGDIVVCTIKKATPGGIVKKGQIVKAVIVRTKRGLKRTDGTQIQFSENAVVLIKDDKTPRGTRIFGPIAREVKDAGFGKIASLAPEVL
- the rplX gene encoding 50S ribosomal protein L24; its protein translation is MSKVKFKKGDLVKVVTGKHKGTEGPIIRVLREKNRVVIEGITNIKHVKPSQDNTEGGIQQVPASIHISNVALIDPKNKKEITKISYQVADSGKKVRIARKSKAHLA
- the rplE gene encoding 50S ribosomal protein L5, with translation MNVDLEKKYKDVIVKELFKEQGYQSIMQVPVVKKIVVNMGAGDAAQNSKVIEDITNELALITGLHPVVTKAKGSIAAFKLREGMPIGAKVTLRGKKMYQFLDKLINIALPRVRDFRGVSLDAFDGRGNYTLGIKEQIIFPEIDYDKVKKIRGMDITIVTNATNNSDAHALLVKMGMPFKK
- a CDS encoding type Z 30S ribosomal protein S14, producing MAKKSLKVKQQRHPKFKVRGYTRCGNCGRPHAVLRKFNLCRLCFRTLAYKGQIPGVRKASW
- the rpsH gene encoding 30S ribosomal protein S8 → MMIDTIADMLTRIRNANQRLHKSVNMPSSKMKVRIAEILKEEGYVEDFKVSGDVKKELSLTLKYKGKTKVISGLKRISKPGLRVYVTVEKVPQVLNGMGIAIISTSQGIMTDKAAKHAHLGGEVIAYVW
- the rplF gene encoding 50S ribosomal protein L6 is translated as MSRIGNRELKIPTGVEVTIQPNNVIVKSTKGQLEQAIPSVITVNAKDGIVTTERANDVKHSKQLHGTINSLIQGMLEGVSKGFKKELEINGVGYRAALAGDKLTLNLGYSHPIEYKIPQGITITLPKPTQIVVEGISKQLVGEVAANIRNYRKPEPYKGKGVKYKDEHIIRKEGKSAGK
- the rplR gene encoding 50S ribosomal protein L18 is translated as MANSQSQSRSAKRKKRHFRVRAKINGTSAIPRLNVFKSNGHFYAQLIDDVKQTTIVAASTLKMADLKSTSNIVAAKKVGTDIAKKALDKKVTTVVFDRGGYLYHGKVKAFAEAAREAGLKF
- the rpsE gene encoding 30S ribosomal protein S5; the encoded protein is MAENKAGLTPNTGTPTSGQPPKGDFSRNNPRQPHQRSERNFDRRGEDNMFEEKVVTIRRVTKVTKGGRHFRFAAVVVIGDKKGRVGFGTGKANEVPDAIKKAIKEAKKQLVKVPLVGTTVPHEIIGHFGAGKVLIKPARKGTGVIAGGPARAVIELAGLADVYTKSLGSNTPINMIRATLDGLRNLRTVEQIAKLRGKTPEELQG
- the rplO gene encoding 50S ribosomal protein L15, with translation MKLNELQYTEGARHSKKRLGRGTSSGLGKTSGKGHKGQNARTGGGVRPGFEGGQTPIFRRLPKVGFTNISTKTYVLLNLNDLEKLGLNDVNHQTLVAKKVLKNEKELIKILGNGTISKSVNVKVNKVSQTAKAAIEKAGGKVEVI
- the secY gene encoding preprotein translocase subunit SecY, encoding MKTKVKKRKAIRKNGDVDIVKSSNFFVKNKDLMKRIGFTLLVLVLIRLGSYLTVPGVTISQNFQDLSNNDQFFSLISMLGGGTLGKFSILALGVSPYITASIIVQLLSTDVIPPLSRWAKSGERGRKKLDRLTKWLTIPFAIMQGIATIFTMANQGIISPKWDSSDFGTGSPIFYYLLVPTALIAGTMLMLWLADQMTIKGIGNGVSLIIFAGIVAQLPNNLQTTFKFWISGQEDINLLFTGILKFLVYVVMFLLVVLFVVMLNESERKLPIQQTGSGLASGDENNRPFLPLKINSAGVIPVIFASALISAPITVAQIISVSNPTNGFVQFTNNYLSFSTWPGIIIYAVLTILFTFLYSQVQMNPEKIAENFQKAGTFIPGVRPGKETEKYIKGTINRLSILGSFFLAAIAILPYVISKLTSLPSALAIGGTGLIIMVSVALETMRQVKGRITQQAFIDKKSQKLEDETKDSYLW
- a CDS encoding adenylate kinase — encoded protein: MRNIILLGAPGSGKGTQSEHLVKQFGFTHLSTGNIIRDNIDRKTSLGLLCQQYSEQGKLVPDDLMIQMVEQHLQTISGDLIWDGFPRTITQAEKLDQLLQKLNSKIDHTLYFEIDEKKLVDRIVGRLTCPTCGRTYHQTAFPPKVQWVCDDDQTPLVQRKDDSEEKIKIRLAAYQNDTAPLVQYYLNQQVLTVIDADMEGHAVWDQIMAVLK
- the infA gene encoding translation initiation factor IF-1, encoding MAKTDLLEVQGTILEVLPNTMFKVKLENGAVILAHVSGKIRMNYIRILPGDAVVVEMSPYDLERGRIIFRHK
- the rpmJ gene encoding 50S ribosomal protein L36, whose product is MKVRSSVKKICDKCRVIRRKGRVMIICSQPKHKQRQG
- the rpsM gene encoding 30S ribosomal protein S13, encoding MARIGGVDIPNDKRVVIALTYIYGIGKPQSQKILKEAKISEDIRVKDLSEDELTTIRNEIAKLKTEGDLRREVALNIKRLMEIGSYRGMRHRKSLPARGQSSKQNARTVKGPRKTVANKKK
- the rpsK gene encoding 30S ribosomal protein S11, with translation MAVKKTTNKKKVKKNVLKGIAHIHSTFNNTIVTISDEAGNVISWSSAGAMGFKGSKKSTPYAAQMVAEAAGKASQEHGMNSVQVEVKGPGPGRDAAVRSIQAIGLEITSIKDVTPIPHNGARPPKRPRG
- a CDS encoding DNA-directed RNA polymerase subunit alpha, which gives rise to MKQFIRPEFKLQAEDKANNYGKFLVEPLERGFGVTLGNALRRTLLSATPGAAVFAVRIKGASHEFTAIPGVVEHVTKIILNIKNLVLKINQDIIPDGESVILKVVSSKEGEVYAKDLVVPTGVEIINEHLLLATIAKGGELELELHARNSRGYKSFTDNKKEKKYADLIVIDSNYCPIQRVAYNVEPTKVGKNADLEKLELEIQTDSSITPVNAVAMAAKVITEHLEFFVNLNDAIKATQIISSETETEEDELDRSIDELEFTQRSQNCLKRAKIDTLRDLVSKTEDEIQDIRNLGKKSLTEIKDKVAHLGLHFRRD
- the rplQ gene encoding 50S ribosomal protein L17 — its product is MSYQQKRGKNTAWRNGLMRNLATELIINERLEITETRAKELRRHVDKLITLGKRQDLHARRRAASFLRDIDANEKETALQKLFNGVAKKYQNRNGGYTRILKLDNRKGDNAPMVIIELV
- the map gene encoding type I methionyl aminopeptidase; this translates as MITIKTEQEIEYMRQAGVVLRQIHQELRAMIKPGVTGMMLNQRAEEIIAAHNCQPNFKGLYGFPAAICVSLNTVLVHGIPNNVPLQAGDLVSIDAGCAYKGYNSDGAFTVIVGNEANPEHVKLLTVTETALAKAIAILKPDVRIGDIGAVIQTYVEGEGFYLPTEFTGHGIGRALHEEPMIPNVGVVGTGMRLQAGMTICIEPMVQIGTKAIKMLSDGWTPVSALGLGSAHFEHTILITETGSEILT
- a CDS encoding glycosyltransferase family 2 protein; the protein is MFLSFLIVTQNNPVKLMKTLMSIKEQTNDDYEIVLVDDTGFQPKSPTLEVMSEHFYNVGKKMQVITNLRSQGFSYGLNTAIGVAHGDYFMIVDEGEIIHKTAVAVLKENVTKHQVEHKKIDMVEFRLNYPHSKGNSEIRNKANVLLSPKTDKEVLAYTHSLVFTKIFRRKLVLQKNITLLDYRRTDAFFIYNILAYANGFLAIEDILADYELGLVNYSVFDLIKQWIYIFNLYRDLNLYREYQEELEYAFIRFCLVTFLRLVRLQNNKALSIKAIHSTENKLERRYKSFLKNKYIKDIQEPKFKVIVNDIKGFIKSWKLENTK